A stretch of the Terriglobales bacterium genome encodes the following:
- a CDS encoding glycosyltransferase family 4 protein — protein sequence KALHRRIMLSQIRILAGEERRSAMAFDQILVNSLFSRESIWRAYGIDSKVCYLGVDTDRFTDRKRTRERIAVSIGAMVERKNAAFILQALAKVPAPLRPKLIWVADTIDPEYLKRMEPMAEAFQVAFQVRHQVDDNELVEILGRARFLLYAPRLEPFGYAPLEANACGAPVVAVAEGGVRETVRDGVNGLLVEHDAEAMAAAIERLMADDDLACRLGQEGSHWVRQQWALPASIDRLESRLKSALAKGRNSRVGQRWTA from the coding sequence CAAGGCCCTGCATCGCAGGATCATGCTTTCACAGATCAGGATCCTGGCCGGCGAAGAACGAAGAAGCGCGATGGCGTTTGACCAGATCCTCGTCAACTCACTCTTCTCGCGGGAGAGTATCTGGCGCGCCTATGGGATCGATTCGAAGGTCTGCTACCTCGGGGTGGATACCGATAGATTCACCGATCGAAAGCGAACACGGGAACGGATCGCGGTCTCGATCGGCGCCATGGTGGAGCGAAAGAACGCGGCGTTCATCCTGCAGGCCCTCGCCAAGGTGCCGGCGCCCCTCCGCCCCAAGCTCATTTGGGTCGCCGATACGATCGATCCGGAATATCTGAAGAGGATGGAGCCAATGGCGGAGGCATTTCAGGTCGCGTTTCAAGTACGGCACCAGGTCGACGACAATGAACTGGTCGAGATCCTCGGTCGGGCGCGCTTCCTGTTGTACGCGCCCCGGCTGGAACCCTTCGGGTACGCTCCCCTGGAAGCCAACGCCTGTGGGGCGCCCGTGGTGGCCGTCGCCGAAGGCGGCGTACGGGAGACCGTCCGGGATGGCGTGAACGGCCTGCTGGTCGAGCATGATGCGGAGGCCATGGCGGCAGCCATCGAGCGACTCATGGCCGATGATGATCTGGCTTGCCGCCTCGGCCAGGAGGGGTCCCACTGGGTCCGGCAGCAATGGGCGCTGCCTGCCTCGATCGACCGATTAGAGTCCCGCTTGAAGTCCGCGCTGGCAAAGGGCAGGAACAGCCGCGTCGGCCAGCGATGGACCGCGTGA
- a CDS encoding S9 family peptidase: protein MKRRVAFLVLVVLVSCALRVPSARAGIARATRPITEKDLFRFVWIADPQMSPDGSRVAFVRVTVNSKRDGYDTAIWTVATSGQEAPQPLTHGPRDSAPRWSPDGATLLFLRSGEKEGKPQPAQIYLLSMAGGEPRALTSLPKGAEGPSWSPDGKTIAFLSRTNAQDLAKAEKKGKGEEERESDVRVITRAVYRLNGAGYFDFSRPAHIWTVALPASAEDQPKPRQITFGDFSEGEPVWSPDGALLYFTSNRVLEPYYQPPSAALYSVPSGGGEMVKVAAMDGAVGSFAPSPDGKTIAFRGEINHRPLRSYEQQHLFVTTAAPGGTARNLAPGLDTDVGAGLAGDQHAPRAGHLAPPAWSADGSAVLALVQEKGTVNLRRFEAADGRVEPVTRGNQEVITFTATPDRKKIAVLVSTPVSIGDLFLVQDDGSLARLTDINHDLFAELDLTPPEEVWYKSFDGTMIETWVQKPPDFDPAKKYPLILDIHGGPHAAYGYGFDHEFQWMAAKGYVVLYPNPRGSSTYGEKFGNIIQYRYPGDDYKDLMAGVDELIRRGYADPQRLGVTGGSGGGILTNWTITQTTRFAAAVAQRSIADWSAFWGDADFTLFTPTWFKGAPWEDPADFAARSPITHIAKVKTPLMLIEGEADLRCPPASGGEMMFRALKYLKVPTAMIRFPGESHELSRSGQPWHRVERLEHILNWFDIYLQGKQMHLYDLVPPQETAQAGER, encoded by the coding sequence ATGAAGCGCCGCGTAGCTTTCCTTGTTCTTGTGGTCCTGGTTTCCTGCGCCCTCAGGGTCCCAAGCGCCAGGGCCGGCATCGCTCGCGCGACCCGGCCCATCACCGAGAAGGACCTATTCCGGTTCGTGTGGATCGCCGACCCGCAGATGTCCCCCGACGGCTCACGCGTGGCCTTTGTGCGGGTCACGGTCAACAGCAAGCGCGACGGCTACGACACCGCTATCTGGACGGTGGCCACCAGCGGCCAGGAGGCTCCTCAGCCGCTGACCCACGGCCCGCGCGACTCGGCGCCGCGCTGGTCGCCCGACGGCGCCACCCTGCTCTTCTTGCGCTCGGGCGAGAAGGAGGGCAAGCCTCAGCCGGCGCAGATCTACTTGCTTTCGATGGCGGGAGGCGAGCCCCGCGCGCTCACTTCCCTGCCCAAAGGTGCGGAGGGCCCTTCCTGGTCGCCCGACGGCAAGACCATCGCCTTCCTCAGCCGCACCAATGCTCAGGACCTGGCCAAGGCGGAGAAGAAGGGCAAGGGCGAGGAAGAGCGGGAGAGCGACGTGCGTGTCATTACCCGCGCGGTCTACCGTCTGAACGGCGCCGGTTACTTCGACTTCAGCCGCCCGGCGCACATCTGGACGGTGGCCCTGCCGGCCTCCGCCGAAGACCAGCCCAAGCCCCGGCAGATCACCTTCGGGGACTTCAGCGAGGGTGAACCGGTCTGGTCTCCCGACGGCGCGCTTCTGTACTTCACCTCCAACCGCGTGCTGGAGCCCTACTACCAGCCGCCGAGCGCAGCCCTGTACTCGGTTCCGAGCGGCGGCGGGGAGATGGTGAAGGTGGCCGCCATGGACGGCGCGGTGGGCAGCTTCGCTCCCAGCCCCGACGGCAAGACGATCGCCTTCCGCGGCGAGATCAACCACCGGCCGCTGCGCTCCTACGAACAGCAGCACCTGTTCGTGACCACGGCCGCGCCCGGGGGCACAGCGCGCAACCTGGCGCCCGGGTTGGACACCGATGTCGGCGCCGGGCTGGCGGGCGACCAACACGCCCCTCGCGCCGGGCACCTGGCCCCGCCGGCATGGAGCGCGGATGGAAGCGCCGTCCTCGCCCTGGTGCAAGAGAAAGGCACCGTCAACCTGCGGCGCTTCGAGGCGGCCGACGGGCGGGTCGAGCCGGTGACCCGCGGCAACCAGGAGGTCATCACCTTCACGGCCACGCCCGACCGCAAGAAGATCGCCGTGCTGGTCTCGACTCCGGTCAGCATCGGCGATCTTTTCCTGGTGCAGGACGACGGCTCGCTCGCCCGCCTCACCGACATCAACCACGACCTGTTCGCCGAACTCGATCTCACCCCGCCGGAGGAGGTCTGGTACAAGAGCTTCGATGGAACCATGATCGAGACCTGGGTGCAGAAGCCGCCCGACTTCGATCCCGCCAAGAAGTACCCGCTGATCCTCGACATCCACGGCGGGCCGCACGCCGCCTACGGCTACGGCTTCGACCACGAGTTCCAGTGGATGGCGGCCAAGGGCTACGTCGTCCTCTATCCCAACCCGCGGGGCAGCTCGACCTACGGCGAAAAGTTCGGCAACATCATCCAGTATCGCTACCCCGGCGACGACTACAAGGACCTGATGGCGGGAGTGGATGAGTTGATCCGCCGCGGCTACGCCGACCCCCAGCGCCTGGGTGTGACCGGAGGCAGCGGCGGCGGCATCTTGACCAACTGGACCATCACCCAGACCACGCGCTTCGCGGCAGCGGTGGCGCAGCGCTCCATCGCCGACTGGTCGGCCTTCTGGGGCGACGCCGACTTCACCTTGTTCACCCCGACCTGGTTCAAGGGTGCGCCTTGGGAGGACCCGGCGGACTTCGCGGCGCGCTCGCCCATCACCCACATCGCCAAGGTCAAGACGCCGCTCATGCTGATCGAGGGCGAGGCCGACCTGCGCTGCCCGCCCGCCTCCGGCGGCGAGATGATGTTCCGTGCGCTCAAGTATCTGAAGGTGCCCACGGCGATGATCCGCTTCCCGGGAGAGTCGCACGAGCTTTCGCGCTCGGGCCAGCCCTGGCACCGCGTCGAGCGCCTGGAGCACATCCTCAACTGGTTCGACATCTACCTGCAGGGCAAGCAGATGCACCTGTACGACCTGGTGCCGCCGCAGGAAACCGCGCAAGCGGGAGAAAGGTAG
- a CDS encoding acetamidase/formamidase family protein, giving the protein MTSKHLRGLLPSLLLLATGALAQSPAPPSGPQTYHLAATPKTVAWGYYDAAAPPVLRIHSGDTVVFDTLLTNSPTGLEKAGVPPGQVQQSLRDIYKEVTNKGPGGHILTGPVYIEGAEPGDTLEVRIQKIDLAIPYAYNGFRAGAGFLTNDFPYSRIKIISLDRERMVAEFAPGIEIPLHPFFGSIGEAPPEAYGRLNSAPPWIHAGNMDDKELVAGSTLYLPVHVKGALFEIGDGHAGQGNGEVDITALETSLVGTIQFIVRKDLKIKYPRAETPTHYIAMGFDDDLSEAARIAVRNMIDFLVEEKHLSRDDAYMLTSVAGDVDITELVDGNKGVHVMLPKAVFRP; this is encoded by the coding sequence GTGACCAGCAAGCATCTTCGGGGATTGCTGCCGTCATTGTTGCTGCTGGCGACCGGAGCGTTGGCCCAGAGTCCAGCCCCGCCGTCCGGGCCCCAGACCTACCACCTGGCGGCCACGCCCAAGACCGTGGCCTGGGGCTACTACGACGCGGCGGCGCCGCCGGTGCTGCGCATTCACTCCGGCGATACGGTGGTCTTCGACACTCTGCTCACCAACAGTCCCACCGGCCTGGAAAAAGCCGGCGTGCCCCCCGGCCAGGTGCAGCAGAGTCTGCGGGACATCTACAAGGAGGTCACCAACAAGGGCCCGGGGGGGCACATCCTGACCGGCCCGGTGTACATCGAAGGCGCCGAGCCGGGGGACACTCTGGAGGTACGCATCCAGAAGATCGACCTGGCCATCCCCTATGCCTACAACGGCTTCCGCGCCGGGGCAGGCTTCCTGACCAACGACTTCCCCTACTCCCGCATCAAGATCATTTCACTGGATCGGGAGCGCATGGTGGCCGAGTTCGCGCCCGGCATCGAGATTCCGCTGCACCCCTTCTTCGGCAGCATCGGGGAGGCACCGCCGGAGGCCTACGGACGCCTGAACAGCGCCCCGCCCTGGATCCACGCCGGCAACATGGACGACAAGGAACTGGTCGCCGGCAGCACCCTCTACCTGCCCGTCCACGTGAAGGGCGCGCTCTTCGAGATCGGCGACGGCCACGCCGGCCAGGGCAACGGCGAGGTGGACATCACCGCCCTGGAAACCTCGCTGGTCGGGACCATCCAGTTCATCGTGCGCAAGGATCTGAAGATCAAATACCCGAGGGCCGAAACCCCGACCCACTACATCGCCATGGGCTTCGACGACGACCTGAGCGAGGCGGCGCGCATCGCGGTGCGCAACATGATCGACTTCCTGGTGGAGGAGAAACACCTCAGCCGCGACGACGCCTATATGCTGACCAGCGTGGCCGGCGACGTCGACATCACTGAGCTGGTGGACGGCAACAAGGGCGTCCACGTCATGCTGCCCAAGGCGGTCTTCAGACCATGA
- the gmd gene encoding GDP-mannose 4,6-dehydratase, whose product MRALITGITGQDGSYLAEFLLEKGYEVYGLVRRSSLEKYDRIQAIASRIKLVEGDLTDQGSLDEAMRVVQPDEVYNLAAQSFVAVSWTQPVLTADVTGVGVFRVLEALRKHAPQARFLQASSSEMFGKTTETRQNESSRFHPRSPYAVAKVFGHHVTVNYRESYGLFACSCICFNHESPRRGSEFVTRKVSLQVARIKLGLAEKLRMGNLDVRRDWGFAGDYVPALWQMLQQPAPDDFVIATGETHTVRELLELAFSHVGLDWREHVETDPKLLRPAEVDYLCGDASKARRLLGWRPRVRFPDLVKMMVDADLASLQQSMGRRALPAPERKGQGRAGSSASQPLRRRR is encoded by the coding sequence ATGCGCGCGCTGATAACCGGGATCACCGGGCAAGACGGCTCCTATCTGGCCGAGTTCCTTCTGGAGAAGGGCTATGAGGTCTATGGGTTGGTGCGGAGAAGCAGCCTGGAAAAGTACGATCGCATCCAGGCCATCGCCAGCCGCATCAAGCTGGTGGAAGGCGACCTGACCGACCAGGGCTCGCTCGATGAAGCCATGCGGGTGGTGCAGCCGGACGAGGTCTACAACTTGGCCGCACAGAGCTTCGTCGCGGTCTCCTGGACCCAGCCCGTGCTTACCGCCGATGTCACCGGGGTGGGCGTCTTCCGGGTTTTGGAGGCGCTGCGAAAGCACGCTCCCCAGGCCAGGTTCCTGCAGGCCTCGAGCTCCGAGATGTTCGGCAAGACGACCGAGACCCGGCAGAATGAGAGTTCGCGCTTCCATCCCCGCAGTCCCTACGCGGTGGCCAAGGTCTTCGGACACCACGTCACCGTGAACTACCGCGAGAGTTACGGGCTGTTCGCCTGCTCCTGCATCTGCTTCAACCATGAATCTCCGCGCCGCGGCAGCGAGTTCGTGACCCGCAAGGTGAGTCTGCAGGTAGCCCGCATCAAGCTGGGCCTGGCGGAGAAGCTCCGCATGGGAAACCTGGACGTGCGGCGGGACTGGGGCTTCGCCGGCGACTATGTCCCGGCCCTGTGGCAGATGCTGCAGCAGCCGGCGCCGGATGACTTCGTCATCGCCACCGGCGAGACTCACACGGTGCGGGAGCTGCTCGAACTCGCGTTCTCCCACGTCGGCCTGGATTGGAGGGAGCACGTGGAAACCGATCCCAAGCTGCTGCGTCCTGCCGAGGTGGATTACCTGTGCGGCGATGCCTCCAAAGCGCGCCGCCTTCTCGGGTGGCGGCCCCGGGTCCGGTTCCCCGATCTCGTCAAGATGATGGTGGACGCCGATCTGGCTTCCTTGCAGCAGTCCATGGGCCGGCGAGCGCTTCCTGCCCCCGAGCGGAAGGGCCAGGGCCGGGCCGGGTCGTCGGCTTCCCAACCCCTGCGGCGAAGGCGCTAA